The following DNA comes from Microbacterium terregens.
AAGGCCGTCGCGTCCATCCCGAGCAACACCTGAAGCCGTCGCCGTGCTGAACCTCGACGAGTGGGAGACGCGCGCCAAGGTCGACTTCCCCTACCGCGAAGGACGCGTCTACCTCAACTCCGCGGGGGCGGGGCTGCCCTGGCCGGGCGCGCCGGCGGCCGCGGCCGAGTACTACTCGCACCTCGCCACGTGGGGTGCCCAAGCGCAGCCCGAGTGGATCCGTCGCGCCGAGTTGGCGCGCGCCCACGTCGGGCAGCTGCTGCGAGTGCCGCCCACGGATGTGACGTTCCTGCGGAACACCAGCGACGTGATGAACCTCGCGGCCAACAGCGTGTCGTGGCGGCCGGGCGATGAGGTGGTCGTCGCCGCCGACGACTTCCCGTCGGTGGTGCTGCCCTGGACGAAGGCCGAAGCGGCCGGCGGAACCCTGCACCGGGTCGTGATCGACGACGAGCGGCGGCGCGAGGATCTGCTGCTCGCGCAGATCAACGCCCGCACGCGGGTGGTCGCCGTCACGCACGTGCATGCGGTGACCGGCGCCCGCCTCGACCTGGAGCGACTCGGACGGGCCTGCCGCGGGGTGGGGGCGCTCTTCGTCGTCGACGGGATCGAAGCACTCGGTGCGATCGACGTCGACCTCACCTGGGTGGATGTCTACGGTGCGGCGGTGTTCAAGTGGATGCTGTCGGGTTTCGGACTGAGCATCGGCGTCTTCGCGGAACGCGCGCGCGAGCTGCTCACGCCCGCCTACCGCGGCTACCGCAATCCACCCCCGAGTCAGAGCTTCGAGTACTCCGATCCGAACTATCCCGGCCTTTACGTCCTGGATGCGACCCTGCAGTACCTGGATGCGCTCGGGTGGGACGAGATCCACCGCAGGGTCGCCGACCTGACCGCTCTCGTGGACGCCACGGTGTCGGCGCAGGGGTTCACACCGGTGACGGATGCCGCGGCGCGGGCAGGGATCATCAGCTTCGGCGCCGACGACGCCGAAGGACTGGTCGCACAGCTGCAGACCCGCGGGATCGACGTGGTGCACAAGAGCGGACTCGTCCGCGTGTCACCGCACTTCTACACCAGTCGCGAAGACATCCGGCGGTTCGGAGCGGCCCTCGCGGACAGCGTCGCGGCGACGGGGATCCGCCCGGTCGACGCGCGCCGCCCCGCGGCAGCAGAAGCTCAGGCGCCCGCTTCGCTGAGCTGACGCTCCAGCGCGTCCAGCGCGGGGCGCTGTCCCTTCACCAGCCGCTCACGCGCGGCGTCCCATCCGGTCCACTCCACGCGGTCCACCTCGGGGAAGGGCTGCATCCGCCCCGAGCGCGGGGGCCACTCGAGCTCGAACGTCCCGAACTTCAGGTCCTCGAGGGCGAACGCTCCGCCGTCGGCGACGAAGACCGTCACCCGCTTGCCCGATGCGTAGGGGAAGGTGCCCAGCTCGGCGTACGGCACGTCGGGCGCGGGGACACCGAGCTCCTCCGCGAACTCGCGCAGGGCGGCATCGAGCGCCGCTTCGGAGTCGGAGTCGTACTCGCCCTTCGGGATCGACCAGGCCGCGGCATCCTTCGACGCCCAATAGGGCCCACCCATGTGCGCGATGAGCACCTCCGGGGCGCCCTCGACAAGGCGGTAGAGGAGGATGCCGGCGCTGGTCACAGCCATCGGCTCGCGCCTCAGACGCGTGAGGCGGGCGAGACGGAGTAGGTGTCCTCGGGATCGGTGACGGCCACGCCCCCCACGGCGGCGTCGATCGCAGCCATCGTGTCGGCATCCAAGGTGACGCCCGACGCAGCCACGTTCGACGCGATCTGCTCCGGCCGCGACGCGCCCACGAGCGCGGCGGCGACGTTCGGGTTCTGAAGCACCCAGGCGATCGCCAGCTGCGGCATCGTCAGGCCCACCTCGTCGGCGATCGGCTTGAGGCGCTGCACGGCCGTCAGCACGTCGTCCTCGAGGAAGCCCTGGATGAAGCGGGAGCCGTTCTGATCCGTCGCGCGCGAGCCCTCGGGTGCGGGCTGCCCGGGCAGATACTTGCCGCTGAGGACGCCCTGCGCCATCGGCGACCAGACGATCTGCGAGATCCCGAGCTCTTCGGAGGCCGGGATCACCTTGCCCTCGATCACGCGCCACAGCATCGAGTACTGCGGCTGATTGGAGATGAGCTGGATGCCGAGATCCTTCGCGAGGGCAGCTCCGGCTCGCAGCTGCTCGGCGGTCCACTCCGAGACTCCGACGTAGAGGACCTTGCCCTGCCGGACGAGATCGGCGAAGGCCTGGAAGGTCTCCTCCAGTGGGGTCTCGTAGTCGTAGCGATGCGCCTGGTACAGGTCGACGTAGTCGACGCCCAGACGCGAGAGAGAACCGTTGATGGCCTCGAGGATGTGCTTGCGCGACAGCCCGCCGTCGTTGGGGCCCTTCGGCCCGGTGGGCCAGTAGACCTTCGTGAAGATCTCCAGCGACTCGCGGCGCTGCCCGGCGAGTGCCTTGCCCAGCACCGTCTCGGCGCCCGTGTTCGCATACGTGTCGGCGGTGTCGAACGTCGTGATCCCGGCATCCAATGCGGCGTGAACCGTGGCGATCGCGTCGGTGTCGTCCACCTGGGATGCGTGCGTCACCCAGTTGCCGTAGGTGATCTCCGAGATCTTGAGTCCGCTGTTGCCGAGATATCGATAATTGACCATTGCTCAACGCTACCGGGGGTGACGGCCCGGGCGCCGGGTTGACGCGGGTCCCGGCCCGTGCTGTCCGGTCGCGGGGTCAGCGTCCCGGAGCGCGCCGGCGGAAGGCTCCGCTGAGGCTCCGCAGCAGCAGCAGCATGCCGCCGAGGCCGAGCACGCTGCCCAGGAAGGAGAAGGCCGGCACGCCCTCGGTGATCTCCGGCCCGACATCGGACACGGCGAGGAAGAAGCCCGTGGCCACCAGCGCGATGCCGACGAGCGTCGCCGTCACCTCGCCGAGGACCGAGTCCAGCCAGCGACGGTCGTCCGCACTCTCCAGCGCCCGCACCCGCACTTGGAAGGTGCCGTCCTGCAGGGCCTGGGTGATGCCCTCGATCCGCCGCGGGAGTCGCCGCAGCTGCTCGGCGACGATCGCAGACTGCGCCTGAATACTCAACGCCACCGCGCGCGGGGACGCGAGCTGCAGGGCGATGTGCGGTGCGCGCGAAAGCCCCCGGCCGACCATGTCGTAGCCGGGCACGAGGCGGCGCAGCGAGCCTTCCAGAGAGATGAGGGTGCGGAAGACCAGCAGCAGCGACGGCGGCATCGCGAGGCGATGCCTGCGCAGCACGTCGATCAGCGCGCTGAAGACGTTCTCACCCACTTGCGCATTGGCGACGCGGGTCAGGATGGCCCCGATGTCATGCTGCAGAATGGTCTGCTCGACGCTTCCTCCGGACACCGGTGCGCAGAGCAGCAGGATGATATCGGTGGTCGACACGTCGTCGTCGTTCGCGATCGCGACCAGGAGCGGGGCAAGAAGCCTGCGCACGCTGCGCTCGATGATGCCGATCGCGCCGAAGTCGATCAACGTGACCGTCCCGTCCCGCGCGAGGATCAGATTGCCCGCATGCAGATCGGCATGGAACACCCCGCGCACGGCGATCTGCTCGAAGACCGAGTCCACCACGCCTTCGACGACGCGGTGCGCGGCTTCGGGCGGCAGCGCGTCCGGCGTGAGCCGGCCGAAGGGGATGCCGTCCGCTCGCTCCAGCACCAGCATCCGGGATGTGGACAGATCGCGGTACACAGTGGGGATGTTCAGCGTCGGGGAGTGCGATCGCTCGATCGCGCCGCGGATCATCTCGGTGTTGGCCGCCTCGACGCGGTAGTCGAGCTCTTCGCGCAGAGCCCGCGCGAACTCTGCGGCCAGCGCGCGCGCACCATAGTCTCGTGCCCACTCGGTGCGCCGCTCCGCGTCGGCGGCCAATCGCTCGAGGATGTCGAGATCGGTCGTCACCTGCGCGCGGGCACGCGGACGCTGGATCTTGATCACGACCCGCGCCCCGTTCAGGAGCGTCGCGGCGTGAACCTGAGCAACGGATGCCGCCGCGATCGGCGTCTGATCGACCTCGGCGAACACCTCTTCCAGGGGACGGCGGAGTTCCTGGCGGATCGCGGCTTCTGCCTCGGCCCACGGGATCGGTGTGGAGTCCATCTGCAGCGTGGACAGCGCCTTGATGAACTGCGGCGGCAGCACGTCCTCGCGTGAGGAGAGCACCTGACCCAGCTTGACGAAGGTCACTCCTGCCTCATTGAGCGCGCGGACGAGCGCCTCCGGCAACTCGTCGCTGTAGCCCCTGGCGCGGTTCTGGTACAGCCCGATCCCGTGGCGCGAGGCGATGACGAGGATCTGCGCGTAGCGCCTGGCCCGATCGCGGCGCCGAATCGCATCGCGGATCACCGCGATCGGATTGCGCATCGGCCGAGTGGGCACCAGGAACTCGCTCACGACGATGACGGCCACAACGATCGCGAACACCCAGCCGAGGATGAGCGCCGAGATGACGGCGACGATCGGCCACGCGACGAGGAACTTCCCGTCCGCGTAGACGTGCGACTGCTCCAGCATCCAGAACACCAGT
Coding sequences within:
- a CDS encoding NUDIX domain-containing protein; the encoded protein is MAVTSAGILLYRLVEGAPEVLIAHMGGPYWASKDAAAWSIPKGEYDSDSEAALDAALREFAEELGVPAPDVPYAELGTFPYASGKRVTVFVADGGAFALEDLKFGTFELEWPPRSGRMQPFPEVDRVEWTGWDAARERLVKGQRPALDALERQLSEAGA
- a CDS encoding ABC1 kinase family protein gives rise to the protein MPAWLAFALVALAFAAAATWVSRRLLDTPVGWVRCLVASLVVFSLSIPLVFWMLEQSHVYADGKFLVAWPIVAVISALILGWVFAIVVAVIVVSEFLVPTRPMRNPIAVIRDAIRRRDRARRYAQILVIASRHGIGLYQNRARGYSDELPEALVRALNEAGVTFVKLGQVLSSREDVLPPQFIKALSTLQMDSTPIPWAEAEAAIRQELRRPLEEVFAEVDQTPIAAASVAQVHAATLLNGARVVIKIQRPRARAQVTTDLDILERLAADAERRTEWARDYGARALAAEFARALREELDYRVEAANTEMIRGAIERSHSPTLNIPTVYRDLSTSRMLVLERADGIPFGRLTPDALPPEAAHRVVEGVVDSVFEQIAVRGVFHADLHAGNLILARDGTVTLIDFGAIGIIERSVRRLLAPLLVAIANDDDVSTTDIILLLCAPVSGGSVEQTILQHDIGAILTRVANAQVGENVFSALIDVLRRHRLAMPPSLLLVFRTLISLEGSLRRLVPGYDMVGRGLSRAPHIALQLASPRAVALSIQAQSAIVAEQLRRLPRRIEGITQALQDGTFQVRVRALESADDRRWLDSVLGEVTATLVGIALVATGFFLAVSDVGPEITEGVPAFSFLGSVLGLGGMLLLLRSLSGAFRRRAPGR
- a CDS encoding aminotransferase class V-fold PLP-dependent enzyme, which produces MLNLDEWETRAKVDFPYREGRVYLNSAGAGLPWPGAPAAAAEYYSHLATWGAQAQPEWIRRAELARAHVGQLLRVPPTDVTFLRNTSDVMNLAANSVSWRPGDEVVVAADDFPSVVLPWTKAEAAGGTLHRVVIDDERRREDLLLAQINARTRVVAVTHVHAVTGARLDLERLGRACRGVGALFVVDGIEALGAIDVDLTWVDVYGAAVFKWMLSGFGLSIGVFAERARELLTPAYRGYRNPPPSQSFEYSDPNYPGLYVLDATLQYLDALGWDEIHRRVADLTALVDATVSAQGFTPVTDAAARAGIISFGADDAEGLVAQLQTRGIDVVHKSGLVRVSPHFYTSREDIRRFGAALADSVAATGIRPVDARRPAAAEAQAPASLS
- a CDS encoding aldo/keto reductase family protein, producing MVNYRYLGNSGLKISEITYGNWVTHASQVDDTDAIATVHAALDAGITTFDTADTYANTGAETVLGKALAGQRRESLEIFTKVYWPTGPKGPNDGGLSRKHILEAINGSLSRLGVDYVDLYQAHRYDYETPLEETFQAFADLVRQGKVLYVGVSEWTAEQLRAGAALAKDLGIQLISNQPQYSMLWRVIEGKVIPASEELGISQIVWSPMAQGVLSGKYLPGQPAPEGSRATDQNGSRFIQGFLEDDVLTAVQRLKPIADEVGLTMPQLAIAWVLQNPNVAAALVGASRPEQIASNVAASGVTLDADTMAAIDAAVGGVAVTDPEDTYSVSPASRV